A region from the Streptomyces sp. NBC_01445 genome encodes:
- a CDS encoding hydroxymethylglutaryl-CoA synthase family protein yields the protein MTATGAEQAYGIEALNVWCGLARLTAADLFAGRGLDPERLDNLMMSERSIGLPIEDPVTNAVNAARPLIEALSPEERARIELVVTSTESGVDYSKSLTSYVHKYLGLNRHCRLIEVKQACFGATAAVQTAVGYLASGISPGAKALVIATDVAVVDEKAEYSEPAAGHGAAAMLLSDRPRVLAMDLGAFGNYSYETLDSARPSPRFDIADVDRSLFAYLDCLKNAYADYAARVTDVDFTRDFDHLVMHTPFAGLVKAGHRKMMREQGVTGPRIDEDFARRVAPSLIYPGAVGNLCSGSVYLALASLLDSGVVTAPSRVGLFSYGSGCSSEFFSGIVDEQSAATVAEQGIGKRLEARARITFDEYLAVLEHNLECLVPVENRTVDPAEWEPLLDRVGDRPEILTFTGVKDYHRQYAWR from the coding sequence ATGACCGCGACCGGTGCCGAACAGGCCTATGGCATCGAGGCCTTGAACGTGTGGTGCGGTCTGGCCCGCCTCACCGCCGCGGACCTCTTCGCGGGCCGCGGCCTCGACCCCGAGCGCCTCGACAACCTCATGATGTCCGAGCGCTCCATCGGCCTGCCCATCGAGGACCCCGTCACCAACGCCGTGAACGCCGCCCGCCCCCTCATCGAGGCCCTGTCGCCCGAGGAGCGCGCCCGGATCGAGCTGGTGGTGACGTCCACCGAGTCGGGGGTCGACTACAGCAAGTCCCTCACGTCGTACGTCCACAAGTACCTGGGCCTGAACCGGCACTGCCGCCTCATCGAGGTCAAGCAGGCCTGTTTCGGCGCGACCGCGGCCGTGCAGACCGCGGTCGGTTATCTGGCCTCCGGGATCTCGCCCGGGGCGAAGGCCCTGGTCATCGCCACGGATGTGGCGGTGGTGGACGAGAAGGCCGAGTACTCCGAGCCCGCGGCAGGGCACGGCGCCGCGGCCATGCTCCTGAGCGACCGGCCCCGCGTCCTCGCCATGGACCTCGGCGCGTTCGGCAACTACAGCTACGAGACCCTCGACTCGGCCCGGCCGTCGCCGCGCTTCGACATCGCCGATGTCGACCGCTCGCTCTTCGCGTATCTCGACTGCCTGAAGAACGCGTACGCGGACTACGCCGCACGCGTGACCGATGTGGACTTCACCCGCGACTTCGACCATCTCGTCATGCACACCCCGTTCGCGGGCCTGGTCAAGGCCGGGCACCGCAAGATGATGCGCGAGCAGGGCGTCACCGGGCCGCGGATCGACGAGGACTTCGCCCGCCGTGTCGCCCCGTCCCTGATCTACCCGGGCGCGGTCGGCAACCTGTGCTCCGGGTCGGTGTATCTGGCCCTGGCCAGCCTGCTCGACTCCGGTGTGGTGACCGCGCCGAGCCGGGTGGGCCTGTTCTCGTACGGCTCCGGCTGCTCGTCGGAGTTCTTCAGCGGAATCGTCGACGAGCAGTCCGCCGCGACCGTCGCCGAACAGGGCATCGGCAAGCGTCTCGAAGCCCGGGCCCGGATCACCTTCGACGAGTACCTGGCGGTCCTCGAACACAATCTCGAGTGCCTGGTGCCGGTCGAGAACCGCACCGTGGACCCGGCCGAATGGGAGCCGCTGCTCGACCGGGTCGGCGACCGCCCGGAGATCCTCACCTTCACCGGCGTCAAGGACTACCACCGCCAGTACGCGTGGCGCTGA
- a CDS encoding Crp/Fnr family transcriptional regulator, which produces MNLLDVTEPTGFDARLRDFLRDQSPHTTTTMVRRNQSAYSCGGQDRNVYFLESGRLKTVMFSRSGKECLLRIHTPGSIFGELCSLGGIREESAIAMRDSVVHRMSYEHFLSSITEAGIVDEFINHLTRRLAEQQQSITHLVTVDSEQRLGEILLDLARKLGRGDGRRPHIAERITHEELAGMVGTTRSRVGHFLKGFRDRGLVEVTRESHLIIDQSRLAAYLESRCV; this is translated from the coding sequence ATGAACCTGCTGGATGTCACCGAACCCACCGGATTCGATGCCCGGCTGCGTGACTTCCTGCGCGACCAGTCGCCCCACACCACGACGACGATGGTCAGACGGAACCAGAGTGCCTACAGCTGCGGCGGCCAGGACCGCAACGTGTACTTCCTGGAGAGCGGCCGGCTCAAGACGGTGATGTTCTCCCGCTCGGGCAAGGAGTGCCTCCTGCGCATCCACACCCCCGGGAGCATCTTCGGTGAGCTGTGTTCGCTCGGCGGGATCCGCGAGGAGTCGGCCATCGCGATGCGCGACAGTGTCGTCCACCGCATGTCGTACGAGCACTTCCTGTCCTCGATCACCGAGGCCGGGATCGTCGACGAGTTCATCAACCACCTCACCCGGCGCCTCGCCGAACAGCAGCAGTCCATCACGCATCTGGTGACCGTCGACAGCGAGCAGCGGCTCGGCGAGATCCTCCTCGACCTCGCCCGCAAGCTCGGACGGGGCGACGGGCGGCGGCCGCACATCGCGGAGCGGATCACCCACGAGGAGCTGGCCGGCATGGTCGGCACCACCCGCTCGCGCGTCGGGCACTTCCTCAAGGGCTTCCGCGACCGGGGTCTGGTCGAGGTCACCCGCGAGTCCCACCTGATCATCGACCAGAGCCGGCTCGCCGCCTATCTGGAGAGCCGATGCGTCTGA
- a CDS encoding acyl carrier protein, translating into MTQAPPDVRAQTARLVVEVVTEILPGVDPRLIGGKRHLKDLGADSVDRVEIIAALLDRTRVDAPMSDFSDLPDIDSLIDFLSGAPR; encoded by the coding sequence ATGACCCAGGCACCACCGGATGTGCGGGCACAGACGGCCCGGCTCGTCGTCGAGGTCGTCACCGAGATCCTGCCCGGTGTCGACCCTCGACTCATCGGCGGAAAGCGGCATTTGAAGGACCTGGGGGCCGACTCCGTGGACCGGGTCGAGATCATCGCGGCCCTCCTCGACCGCACCAGAGTGGACGCCCCGATGTCCGACTTCAGCGACCTGCCCGACATCGACAGCCTCATCGACTTTCTGAGCGGAGCCCCGCGATGA
- a CDS encoding acyl carrier protein: MWDHKFETLLRDRLPGLDADAPLTEDLPLAAFGLDSMATVGLIVAIEEGYGTPLPDDAVTPANFITPGTVWELVSSLDGAGR, encoded by the coding sequence ATGTGGGACCACAAGTTCGAGACTCTGCTCAGGGACCGGCTGCCCGGTCTCGACGCCGACGCCCCGCTCACCGAGGATCTGCCGCTCGCGGCCTTCGGGCTCGACTCGATGGCGACGGTCGGCCTGATCGTGGCCATCGAGGAGGGCTACGGCACGCCCCTGCCCGACGACGCCGTGACGCCCGCCAACTTCATCACGCCCGGCACGGTCTGGGAGCTGGTCAGCTCCCTCGACGGAGCCGGCCGATGA
- a CDS encoding thioesterase II family protein, whose protein sequence is MYGSRTATRPAGEDEAAAGLRLFCFAHAGGGSSFFHPWRRALGPGVDVRPVVLPGRERRARETSHTRMGPLVEGLVTELTPQLDLPYVLFGHSLGSIVAYETARALVEQGSRPPLALLVSGRRGPFVPDHRRPVHTLPEDEFLAEVSRLGGTPSEVLRQRDLLRHFLPPLRADHEVNETYRPVPPPGPALTCPVFAFTGDADPLADPHAVARWREVTSGDFRLRVFPGDHFYLKGAPDDLMSALRAAMGSVHQGSSVLRRQVHKVAT, encoded by the coding sequence GTGTACGGCTCTCGGACGGCCACCCGGCCCGCCGGCGAGGACGAGGCTGCGGCCGGCCTGCGCCTGTTCTGCTTCGCCCACGCGGGCGGCGGAAGCTCCTTCTTCCATCCGTGGCGGCGGGCCCTGGGGCCCGGCGTCGACGTGCGCCCCGTCGTCCTGCCCGGCCGTGAGCGCCGGGCGCGGGAGACCTCGCACACCCGGATGGGCCCCCTGGTCGAAGGCCTCGTCACCGAACTGACCCCTCAACTCGACCTGCCGTACGTCCTGTTCGGGCACAGCCTCGGATCGATCGTCGCCTACGAGACCGCTCGGGCCCTGGTCGAGCAGGGCTCACGCCCTCCTCTGGCGCTGCTCGTGTCCGGGCGGCGCGGGCCCTTCGTGCCGGACCACAGGCGCCCGGTGCACACCCTGCCGGAGGACGAGTTCCTCGCCGAGGTGTCCCGGCTCGGCGGCACCCCGTCCGAGGTGCTGCGTCAGCGGGACCTGCTGCGGCACTTCCTGCCGCCGCTGCGCGCCGACCACGAGGTCAACGAGACCTATCGGCCGGTGCCGCCGCCGGGACCGGCCCTGACCTGCCCGGTGTTCGCGTTCACCGGTGACGCCGACCCTCTCGCCGACCCCCACGCGGTGGCCCGATGGCGCGAGGTGACCAGCGGCGACTTCCGGCTGCGGGTCTTTCCCGGCGACCACTTCTACCTGAAGGGGGCGCCGGACGACCTGATGTCCGCGCTCCGGGCGGCCATGGGCTCCGTACATCAGGGCTCAAGTGTTCTTCGAAGGCAGGTTCATAAAGTTGCCACGTGA